From a single Candidatus Schekmanbacteria bacterium genomic region:
- a CDS encoding sulfatase, whose protein sequence is MGIIRSLLIIASNNYINLKFYKNILFSFLNEINTSIIYIFKLTSIVIVFYLIIYYIFKDFKKTISLLIGIFISLYINLTLIYNLNRYTFKDYWKSEKNFFGYSIPNAIFSLKIISINLFFIVSIIITAFILFKLLLTLFSSSKLSNIKSIKLSKKYFVIYFILLILIFINLAGFIIWRNSTSGMNIVLITVDSLRADHLGCYGYNKNTSPNIDRLADSGVLFSRSISQAPWTLPSYMSMLTSKYVYEHGVDVANKILNPRVITLAEILRENGYYTAGFVSAPFLKRSYGLDQGFDVYNEDAAASVSSWSHNDITSPTLTKLIISFFRQNSSKKFFLFLHYWDPHYDYIPPSPYDKLFDPGYQGNMDGRKFKFNNNFKVGMDERDYNHIVSLYDGEIRWTDMHIGLLLKELNKLGLEKKTIIIFTSDHGDEFLEHGYKGHEHSLYDELIHVPLIVKLPDVKFKAKKIDTTVETIDISPTILNLVGIGSLNDFRGESILPLISGVGEYTNSKAISETSKGFYGEYKSIEIDKVKYIVRSDKKNELYDLKTDPTEKKNIYKEQSELGKHFESEIYKHLYHRNSADDSKKALINNKINKETSEQLKTLGYIN, encoded by the coding sequence TTGGGGATTATTAGATCATTACTAATTATAGCATCAAATAATTATATTAATTTAAAATTTTATAAAAACATTTTATTTTCTTTTTTAAATGAAATAAACACATCCATTATTTATATATTTAAATTAACATCAATAGTAATAGTATTTTATTTGATTATTTATTATATCTTCAAAGATTTTAAAAAAACTATAAGTTTATTAATTGGAATCTTTATAAGTTTATATATTAATTTAACATTAATATATAACTTAAATAGATATACTTTTAAGGATTATTGGAAAAGTGAGAAGAACTTTTTTGGATACAGCATACCAAATGCGATTTTCAGTCTAAAGATAATTTCTATCAATTTATTTTTTATTGTATCTATTATAATAACTGCTTTTATTTTATTTAAACTACTATTGACTTTATTTAGTTCAAGCAAGTTATCAAATATAAAATCAATAAAATTAAGTAAAAAATATTTTGTAATATATTTTATTCTATTAATTCTAATATTTATAAATTTAGCGGGTTTTATAATTTGGAGAAACTCAACTAGTGGGATGAATATAGTTTTAATAACAGTAGATAGTCTTCGCGCGGATCATTTAGGTTGTTATGGTTATAATAAAAATACAAGTCCAAATATTGACAGATTGGCGGATAGCGGTGTTTTATTTTCAAGATCAATATCACAAGCACCATGGACATTACCATCATACATGTCTATGTTAACATCAAAATATGTTTATGAACATGGTGTTGATGTAGCAAATAAGATCTTGAATCCCCGTGTAATAACATTGGCAGAAATTTTAAGAGAAAACGGTTATTACACAGCAGGGTTTGTCAGTGCACCATTTCTGAAAAGGAGTTATGGTCTTGACCAAGGATTTGATGTATACAACGAAGATGCAGCTGCATCCGTGAGTTCATGGTCACACAATGATATTACATCTCCAACTCTTACCAAACTTATTATTAGTTTTTTCAGACAAAACTCTTCTAAGAAATTTTTTCTATTTCTTCATTATTGGGATCCTCATTATGATTATATTCCTCCAAGTCCTTATGATAAATTGTTTGATCCAGGGTATCAAGGTAATATGGATGGTCGTAAATTTAAGTTTAATAACAATTTCAAGGTTGGAATGGATGAAAGAGATTATAATCACATAGTTAGTCTTTATGATGGAGAAATCAGATGGACTGATATGCATATAGGCCTTTTATTAAAAGAGTTAAACAAATTAGGGTTAGAAAAGAAAACAATTATAATATTTACTTCAGATCATGGGGACGAGTTTTTAGAACATGGGTATAAAGGGCATGAACATAGTTTGTATGACGAATTAATACATGTACCATTAATCGTTAAATTGCCTGATGTTAAGTTTAAAGCTAAAAAAATTGATACGACGGTTGAAACAATTGACATTAGTCCAACCATTCTAAATTTGGTTGGTATAGGTAGTTTAAATGATTTTAGGGGTGAATCGATATTACCTCTGATTTCAGGGGTTGGGGAATATACAAATTCTAAGGCAATTAGTGAAACATCTAAAGGTTTTTATGGTGAATATAAGTCTATAGAGATAGATAAGGTTAAATATATTGTTCGGTCAGATAAAAAAAATGAATTATACGATTTAAAAACTGACCCAACAGAGAAAAAAAACATCTATAAGGAACAATCAGAGTTAGGTAAACATTTCGAAAGTGAGATCTATAAACATTTATATCATAGAAATTCTGCTGATGATTCTAAAAAAGCTTTGATAAATAATAAAATAAACAAGGAAACATCTGAGCAGTTAAAAACGCTTGGGTATATAAATTAA
- a CDS encoding glycosyltransferase family 4 protein: MAIKVAYIVARFPSVSQTFILREILELCNQGFDITIFPLKSKPDKLTHNDAKKVLNKVYSISPFSIKVLMSQIYFFLTSPLKYFYLIYFVVKNNLRNPYALTISLGLIPKSVHIALMIKRQKICHIHAHMATFQASCALFISVLTGVPFSFTAHATDIRGDQADRTHDGTNMLQEKLERAKFIVTCTDDNVIYLRNKHRDIAPEKIILNYHGIDTDKFSPKKCEEQPPLILAVGRLLECKGFEYLIDACKILREKNLSFKCMIVGDGPDKGILKKRIDNSDLGNIVELAGAKSQEELIELYNKASLFVLPSISESHFGIPNTLFEAMSMTVPVIVSNLPAVKELIVSRDEGIVIPEKNVYILVKEIEQLLRDSQLRKMIGKNARKKIIENFSVKEKVKELRYIFENKI, encoded by the coding sequence ATGGCAATTAAAGTTGCTTATATTGTTGCAAGGTTCCCATCTGTGTCTCAGACATTCATACTTAGAGAGATTTTGGAATTATGTAATCAAGGTTTTGACATAACGATATTTCCTCTAAAATCTAAGCCAGACAAGCTTACTCACAATGATGCAAAAAAGGTCTTAAATAAAGTTTATAGTATTTCACCATTTTCAATAAAAGTACTAATGTCTCAAATTTATTTTTTTCTTACCTCACCTTTGAAGTATTTTTATTTGATATATTTTGTCGTAAAAAATAATTTAAGAAATCCTTATGCGTTAACTATATCACTTGGATTAATTCCAAAATCTGTGCATATTGCACTCATGATTAAACGTCAGAAAATATGCCATATCCATGCGCATATGGCTACATTTCAAGCATCATGTGCATTGTTTATATCTGTTCTAACTGGTGTTCCTTTTTCTTTTACTGCACACGCCACTGACATTAGAGGAGATCAAGCTGATAGGACTCATGATGGGACAAATATGCTACAGGAAAAATTAGAAAGAGCAAAATTTATTGTTACATGTACAGATGATAATGTGATTTATTTGAGAAATAAACACAGAGATATTGCGCCAGAAAAAATTATACTAAACTATCATGGGATAGATACTGATAAATTTTCTCCAAAAAAATGTGAAGAACAGCCTCCTCTTATATTGGCTGTTGGAAGATTATTAGAATGTAAAGGTTTTGAGTATCTAATAGATGCTTGCAAAATTCTTAGAGAGAAGAATTTGAGTTTCAAGTGTATGATTGTAGGGGATGGGCCTGATAAAGGTATACTGAAGAAAAGAATTGATAATTCTGACTTGGGAAATATTGTTGAATTAGCTGGCGCAAAATCGCAGGAGGAATTGATAGAATTGTATAATAAAGCTTCTCTTTTTGTTTTGCCGTCCATTTCTGAAAGTCACTTTGGGATACCCAATACTCTTTTTGAGGCAATGTCAATGACAGTTCCGGTTATTGTTTCAAATCTTCCAGCTGTTAAAGAGCTTATAGTTTCACGGGATGAGGGTATCGTAATCCCTGAAAAAAATGTTTATATTTTGGTTAAGGAAATTGAACAGCTTTTGAGAGATAGTCAGTTAAGGAAAATGATTGGGAAAAATGCTAGAAAAAAGATTATAGAAAACTTCAGCGTTAAAGAGAAAGTTAAAGAATTAAGATATATTTTTGAAAATAAAATATGA
- the epsI gene encoding EpsI family protein, giving the protein MEKRNKKYLIVIACLSIVTCYSLLIFKPSDRSFVAQRLKEFPRNFGKWEFIRDVEMQEQIISALDPSSIVFREYRNPEGKKMWLCIVYHQNDRWGAHDPQVCYKSQGWDIANYGGKYETTQIHIKETDVDINRFYVSKGGFKEVVYYWWFGSKKKQMTTRFQQMLDLAINGVLYGYNDSGFIRVSINLEEGHEDECKKAGYEFAKAVSSLIVAYLPD; this is encoded by the coding sequence ATGGAAAAGCGAAATAAAAAATATTTAATAGTTATTGCATGTCTTTCTATTGTGACATGTTATTCATTATTAATATTTAAACCAAGTGACCGCTCTTTTGTCGCTCAACGCTTAAAAGAATTTCCACGAAACTTTGGCAAATGGGAATTTATAAGAGATGTGGAGATGCAAGAACAAATAATAAGCGCACTGGACCCCAGTTCAATAGTTTTTAGAGAATATAGAAATCCTGAAGGCAAAAAAATGTGGCTTTGTATAGTGTACCACCAAAATGATAGATGGGGTGCTCATGATCCACAAGTATGTTATAAATCGCAGGGTTGGGATATAGCAAATTATGGTGGCAAGTATGAAACCACTCAGATTCATATAAAAGAAACAGATGTTGATATAAACAGATTCTATGTAAGCAAGGGAGGGTTTAAAGAGGTTGTTTACTACTGGTGGTTTGGTTCAAAGAAAAAACAGATGACAACAAGGTTTCAACAAATGCTTGATCTTGCCATTAATGGAGTTCTTTACGGTTATAACGACAGCGGTTTTATTCGAGTATCGATAAATCTTGAAGAAGGACACGAAGACGAATGTAAAAAGGCTGGGTATGAATTTGCAAAAGCAGTATCCTCTCTTATAGTAGCCTATCTTCCGGACTAG
- a CDS encoding glycosyltransferase family 2 protein, whose amino-acid sequence MLRMLEIFSRQKIIIGDYVPTVTLFVPVFNEEKIIRKKIENSIGIDYPKEKIEIVFYSDNSSDETDQIINEYIGTGIKLYRADTRRGKNYLINNSFEKMNGDIIVFSDANSLYRKDAIKLLVRNFKDQTVGCVCGKLVYISDANSLVGKGESLYFKYESTLKRLESVFGSVVTGNGAIYAIRKNLLSQLPEEVPNDFAHPIEIKAKGFKVIYEPLAIAEERATVSTAEEFRRRVRIVLRSFTAFIFYQKKYNILKNSYSFFFISHKLLRWFIFPLMVLIFFINLSLNGYYANILLYIQCIFYISALIGFICQKMDFKIKVFYIPFYFCLINLAGALGILKYFIGKKEIMWDIAETTR is encoded by the coding sequence TTGCTCCGAATGCTGGAAATCTTTTCAAGGCAAAAAATAATTATTGGAGACTATGTTCCTACCGTTACTCTGTTTGTTCCTGTTTTTAATGAAGAAAAGATTATTAGAAAAAAAATTGAAAATTCAATTGGAATTGACTATCCAAAAGAAAAAATTGAGATTGTTTTTTATTCTGATAACTCGTCTGATGAGACAGATCAGATAATAAATGAATATATAGGTACAGGAATAAAACTTTATAGGGCGGATACTAGAAGGGGAAAAAATTATCTAATAAATAATTCTTTTGAAAAAATGAATGGTGATATTATCGTATTTTCTGATGCAAATTCACTTTACAGAAAGGATGCTATAAAACTTTTAGTGAGAAACTTTAAAGACCAAACAGTAGGGTGTGTTTGCGGAAAACTGGTTTATATAAGTGATGCAAATTCTTTAGTCGGCAAAGGGGAGAGTTTATATTTTAAATATGAATCTACTTTAAAAAGGCTAGAGAGTGTTTTTGGAAGTGTCGTTACTGGAAACGGGGCAATTTATGCGATACGTAAAAATTTACTTTCGCAGTTACCTGAAGAAGTACCTAATGATTTTGCTCATCCAATTGAAATAAAAGCAAAAGGATTTAAAGTGATTTATGAACCATTAGCTATTGCTGAAGAAAGGGCTACTGTCTCTACTGCCGAAGAATTTAGACGACGAGTTAGAATCGTACTTAGAAGTTTCACAGCGTTTATTTTTTATCAAAAAAAATATAATATTTTAAAAAATTCATATTCCTTTTTCTTTATTTCTCATAAGCTTTTAAGATGGTTCATTTTCCCTTTAATGGTTCTTATTTTTTTTATAAATCTTTCTTTGAATGGATATTATGCTAATATATTGTTATATATTCAGTGTATCTTTTATATTAGTGCGTTAATTGGTTTTATTTGTCAAAAAATGGACTTTAAAATTAAGGTATTTTATATTCCTTTTTATTTTTGTTTAATAAACTTAGCGGGAGCTTTGGGTATATTGAAATACTTTATAGGGAAAAAAGAAATTATGTGGGATATAGCGGAAACAACCCGATAA
- a CDS encoding exosortase/archaeosortase family protein, producing MSNKSKRDTFFFIVVLITFLLLYSKTIIWLGSRWYNDEDYSHGPLIPLVSGYLIWIKRDKLKQIELSTNIVGLYLLIVSLLIHVFSIRAEVSFTSAYSLILSTAGIVLYFFGRNLFNEVIFPIGYLVFMVPFFQFIIDPLSNKLKLFSAYLSAEIIDLAGIPVYRDGVMLHLATGSLEVANPCSGIRSIISLLALGTIFSYFSTTTMTNRILLVCSTIPLAVVGNLARIVFSGVMTNAGIDVTTGFIHTLTGLIVFAVAFAGLIGVRKLLIWKSEIKNI from the coding sequence GTGAGTAATAAATCTAAAAGAGATACATTTTTTTTTATTGTAGTTCTAATTACGTTTCTTCTACTTTACAGTAAAACGATTATTTGGTTAGGAAGTCGATGGTACAATGATGAGGATTACTCTCACGGACCATTAATTCCACTTGTTTCAGGTTATCTTATATGGATAAAAAGGGACAAACTAAAGCAAATAGAACTATCGACAAATATAGTAGGGCTCTATTTGCTGATCGTGTCTCTTTTAATCCATGTCTTCAGTATAAGGGCGGAGGTTAGTTTTACATCAGCGTATTCATTAATTTTGTCAACTGCTGGTATAGTCCTTTATTTTTTTGGCCGCAATTTATTTAACGAAGTAATTTTCCCAATCGGTTATCTTGTTTTTATGGTTCCTTTTTTCCAGTTTATTATTGATCCATTGTCAAATAAACTGAAACTGTTTTCAGCTTACTTGTCAGCAGAAATAATCGATCTTGCAGGTATTCCAGTGTATAGGGATGGTGTTATGTTGCATCTTGCTACAGGCTCTCTTGAAGTTGCAAATCCTTGTAGCGGAATAAGATCAATAATATCGCTTTTAGCTCTCGGAACTATATTCTCATATTTTTCGACTACTACAATGACGAATAGAATTTTGCTAGTTTGTTCTACAATTCCTCTTGCCGTTGTTGGCAATTTGGCAAGAATAGTTTTTTCAGGAGTAATGACAAATGCAGGTATAGATGTTACTACTGGATTCATACATACTCTCACTGGTTTAATCGTTTTTGCAGTTGCATTTGCAGGCCTTATTGGTGTCAGGAAACTTCTTATATGGAAAAGCGAAATAAAAAATATTTAA
- a CDS encoding glycosyltransferase — translation MSKMNVLHLIYSLHTGGAEKVIENYSKFHDRNFFKPIVCSITDGGIIVDEIKKTGTDVFLLNKKGMFDVSAVLRLARIIKSQNIHIVHVHNFSANFWGTITAVLCGVRFIVRTEHSIINKRKSLFRIKYFINSLLDIFQKKIICVSEEVRSVHVKRNTLSPKKYITIYNGVDSRIFNDSYETSKYFKEFNIEAGCKIVVKIASLTSHKGHEYFLRAAKKVLDEEKKVLFIIVGDGPRKDELTKLAKELGIKNSVVFTGVRKDINGILKLSDIFVLSSLREGFPITILEAMAASKPVIVTNVGGTPEAVIEGATGLIVQPKDEMAMAKAILLLLRDEKLRQIMGKKGRERFEINFKAESMVRKTEDVYRTFV, via the coding sequence ATGTCAAAAATGAATGTATTACATTTAATATATTCCCTACATACTGGTGGTGCAGAAAAAGTTATTGAAAATTACTCAAAATTTCATGATAGGAATTTTTTCAAGCCAATAGTTTGTTCTATAACGGATGGGGGAATAATTGTAGATGAAATAAAAAAAACAGGAACAGACGTTTTTTTGCTCAACAAAAAAGGGATGTTTGATGTAAGCGCAGTTTTGCGATTAGCAAGGATAATTAAATCACAAAATATTCATATCGTACATGTCCACAATTTCTCGGCAAATTTTTGGGGAACTATAACGGCGGTTTTATGTGGCGTACGTTTTATAGTAAGAACTGAGCACAGTATCATTAATAAACGCAAGAGTTTATTCAGGATCAAATATTTCATTAATTCATTATTAGATATTTTTCAAAAAAAAATAATTTGCGTATCTGAAGAAGTTAGATCAGTGCATGTTAAGAGAAATACCTTGTCTCCTAAAAAATATATTACCATTTATAATGGTGTTGATTCACGTATTTTTAATGATAGTTATGAAACTTCAAAATATTTTAAAGAATTTAATATAGAAGCAGGTTGTAAAATAGTTGTTAAAATTGCGAGCTTAACTTCACATAAAGGTCATGAATATTTTTTGAGGGCTGCCAAGAAAGTGCTAGATGAAGAGAAGAAAGTACTTTTTATTATTGTGGGAGATGGGCCAAGAAAAGATGAATTGACAAAACTTGCTAAAGAGCTTGGGATTAAAAATAGTGTTGTATTTACTGGTGTTAGAAAAGATATTAATGGGATTTTAAAACTATCTGATATATTTGTACTTTCATCTCTTAGGGAAGGATTTCCTATAACTATTCTTGAAGCAATGGCTGCTTCAAAGCCTGTTATTGTTACTAACGTTGGTGGCACTCCAGAAGCTGTAATTGAAGGAGCAACCGGATTAATTGTTCAACCAAAGGATGAAATGGCTATGGCAAAGGCAATTCTTCTCTTGTTAAGAGATGAGAAACTAAGACAAATAATGGGAAAAAAGGGTAGGGAAAGGTTTGAGATAAATTTTAAAGCTGAATCTATGGTCCGGAAAACAGAAGATGTTTACAGAACATTTGTATAG
- a CDS encoding acyltransferase gives MENRKNSTPRNNPKVTDYFEVLRFIFSFSLYKELIFKFAYFIHDHVAPLKEMHIAGNPRIHPSASLRCGKNIYLGNNSHINQFCCVWASPESKIVIGDNLLMGPGVKIFSSNHGTDKNTPMNLQKFSEKDIKIGNDVWIGANSVVLSGVDIGDGVIVAAGSVVTKDIPSFTIAGGVPAKVIKQREKKILDEIIGK, from the coding sequence ATGGAAAATAGAAAGAACTCAACTCCAAGAAACAATCCAAAAGTCACAGATTATTTTGAGGTGCTTAGGTTTATTTTCTCATTTTCTCTTTATAAGGAGCTGATATTTAAATTCGCTTATTTTATTCATGATCATGTGGCTCCTTTAAAAGAAATGCATATAGCAGGTAATCCTCGTATTCATCCGTCTGCATCATTGCGGTGCGGTAAAAATATCTATTTGGGAAATAATTCACATATTAACCAGTTTTGCTGTGTATGGGCAAGCCCGGAATCAAAAATTGTTATAGGTGATAATTTATTAATGGGGCCTGGCGTAAAGATATTTTCTTCAAACCATGGGACAGATAAAAATACTCCGATGAATCTTCAAAAATTTTCTGAGAAAGATATAAAAATTGGCAATGATGTTTGGATAGGTGCAAATTCAGTAGTCCTTTCCGGTGTTGACATAGGAGATGGTGTAATTGTTGCTGCAGGTTCAGTTGTAACGAAAGATATTCCTTCATTTACTATAGCTGGAGGTGTACCTGCAAAAGTTATTAAGCAAAGAGAGAAAAAAATCCTTGATGAAATTATAGGTAAATAA
- a CDS encoding right-handed parallel beta-helix repeat-containing protein — translation MLKKRNYLNLFFCILFLLANPPSSISKIFYVSKSGNDHNPGTSEKPFYSIQKSVDSLKHDGDEILIFPGDYYESVLINNSKKIIGVKIKSTDEIVNIFPDDTKPALTLKYAINWRIEGINFCGNNAKDIVLIYRSPGSIIENCMVSGGSSSSIAFRAVYILSSPNFVISNSTIDAFSENNIMAFMSENLLIKGNNLSNSNAITIGFDAGCNYTVCEENYIHDRLLPGIKERVIIQCRENIGSTIRRNLIVERQDNSFLDAILIRGPGNPSKSVLVENNTLIGPSSQTAIGIAANTLSSVCRNNIVVGFRNAIKVKFPSTPLAKPEVKVDCNDFYNIAGSVYDDNVGLCKIGSANISSDPLFSDTVYYKLNPGSPCIDSGDPSSALLPGGGKRIDIGRHEYYQQVQLP, via the coding sequence ATGTTAAAAAAAAGAAATTATTTGAATTTATTTTTTTGTATTTTATTTTTATTAGCCAACCCACCTTCTTCAATTTCCAAAATATTTTATGTAAGTAAATCTGGAAATGACCATAATCCAGGTACAAGTGAAAAACCTTTCTACTCTATTCAGAAATCAGTAGATTCTTTAAAACATGATGGAGATGAAATATTAATATTCCCAGGAGATTATTATGAGTCGGTTTTAATTAATAATTCAAAAAAAATAATTGGCGTTAAAATAAAAAGCACAGATGAGATAGTTAATATTTTTCCAGATGATACAAAGCCTGCATTGACTTTAAAATACGCTATTAATTGGAGAATTGAGGGAATAAACTTTTGCGGAAATAATGCAAAAGATATTGTATTAATATATAGGTCACCCGGAAGCATTATAGAAAATTGTATGGTTAGTGGTGGCAGTAGCAGCAGCATTGCTTTCAGAGCTGTATATATTCTGAGTTCACCAAACTTTGTAATAAGTAACTCCACAATTGATGCATTTTCTGAGAATAACATAATGGCTTTTATGTCAGAGAACTTGTTAATTAAAGGAAATAATTTGAGCAATTCGAATGCTATAACAATTGGTTTTGATGCAGGATGTAATTATACTGTTTGCGAAGAAAATTATATACACGATAGACTCTTGCCTGGAATAAAAGAAAGAGTAATTATTCAGTGCAGAGAAAACATTGGTTCAACGATAAGACGCAATCTGATTGTTGAAAGACAAGATAACTCTTTCTTAGATGCGATTTTGATAAGAGGACCTGGAAATCCTTCAAAAAGCGTTTTGGTTGAAAATAATACATTGATTGGTCCTTCATCGCAGACGGCCATTGGGATTGCAGCGAACACATTGTCATCTGTATGCAGAAATAATATTGTGGTTGGATTTAGAAATGCTATAAAAGTTAAATTTCCTTCTACACCATTAGCTAAACCTGAAGTTAAAGTGGATTGTAATGATTTCTATAATATCGCTGGTTCAGTTTATGATGATAATGTTGGTCTATGTAAGATAGGTAGCGCAAATATATCGAGTGACCCACTTTTTTCAGATACAGTGTATTATAAGCTAAATCCAGGAAGCCCCTGTATTGACTCCGGGGATCCATCTTCAGCATTGCTCCCTGGAGGTGGAAAACGTATTGATATTGGCAGGCATGAATATTATCAGCAAGTGCAATTGCCATAG